The following DNA comes from Balneolaceae bacterium.
CCGGAAGTGGATATTTTGGTTTGAACCGGGAACCTGATGGATCACCCTTAAATCGCCGATTTACTTTGCAAATAACATCGAAGTATACTTTAGAAGCTACTAATTAAGCTTTTGCCATGTATAGACTTGTTCTAATATTAGTATTTGTTGGCATCTTTTTCACTGGCTGTTCGGGGTGTTCCGAATCTGGTATTAGGCATCAATCCACAAAAAATTTCGATGATGAGCCTTATAATAATGGTGGAAGAATAGCTACCCCATCGCAAACAGATCTAAATAGCTCAAATGAAAAAGAGCAGAATTTATTAACTCAGAATGAGGGAGTCTCACTAAGTAATTTATACAGTGCCAGTAAATCTGCGGTATTTACAGTTTATACATCAGACAATGAAATGATATATCAAGGCTCAGGTTTTTTTGTTAGTATGAGGGATTAGCAGTCAGTAACTATCACATTTTCGAAGGAACATTCAGAGGGAATGAAATGATTTTGACTGAATCAGGTAACGAGTATAAAATTAGTAGGGTAATTGAACAGGACGAGGAACTTGACTACATCATATTTAAAGTAAGTGGTAGTTCTAACTTTAACACACTTAATATCGCAGAGTCCAGGCCAAAAATTGGTGAAGAGGTTTTTGCTATTGGAAATCCTAAAGGTTTAAGTCATTCTCTGTCAACAGGTATCATATCTTCATACAGGAGGGGCGTTTACTTCAAACAACAGCAGAAATTACTCACGGAAGCAGTGGCGGTGCTTTGCTAAATATGAGGGGAGAAGTTGTAGGGATTACAACCGGTGGAATTGGTGAAGCTAATCTAAATTTTGCTATAAATATCAAAGAGTTAAAATTGGAAAGATATCTTTGATAATATACTAACGAATAAGTCTTATTCATGAACCGGATATCGAAAATAAAAGCTCTCTCTTTGATAGTAGTTGTTTTGGGGGTTTTGTATCTGGCTTACTCATTCCTTCCCAATAGTAGTGAACTACCTTCTTCAGGATTAATAAATGATCAATTAAAAGTGCATTTTATTGATGTGGGGCAAGGTGATGCAACGCTGCTTATGGGGCCTGATTTTACCGTTTTAGTAGATGCAGGACGACATGACAGAAATGATGTTGTTCCATATTTAAAAGAACAAAATGTTCAACAAATTGATCTTCTTATCGGAACTCATCCACATGCAGATCACATAGGTCAATTCCCACAAGTTTTAAATAATTTCTTAGTTAAAGAAGTATGGTTATCAGGTGAACTTCATACATCAAGAACATTCGAGAGAGCTATTGATGCCATCTTGGCAACAAGTGCTAAATATCATGAGCCAAGGACAAATGATAATTTTATGTTTGGTTCTTTAAAAGTGGAGATCCTGCATCCTTCAGAGTTAACTGGAGATTTAAACAATGGATCAATAGCTTTCCGGGCAATATTTGGTGACATAATTTTTATGTTCACTGGAGATGCCGAATTTGACGCTGAACTTGAAATTGTTAAGAGTAGCCAAAATTTAAAATCACATATTTTGCAAATAGGTCATCATGGATCAAAAACATCATCTACAAGTCAATTCTTAAGAAAAGTTAGTCCAGAGTTAGCGGTATATTCAGCTGGATTGGAAAATGGATATGGACACCCACAC
Coding sequences within:
- a CDS encoding S1C family serine protease; the encoded protein is MTESGNEYKISRVIEQDEELDYIIFKVSGSSNFNTLNIAESRPKIGEEVFAIGNPKGLSHSLSTGIISSYRRGVYFKQQQKLLTEAVAVLC
- a CDS encoding ComEC/Rec2 family competence protein gives rise to the protein MNRISKIKALSLIVVVLGVLYLAYSFLPNSSELPSSGLINDQLKVHFIDVGQGDATLLMGPDFTVLVDAGRHDRNDVVPYLKEQNVQQIDLLIGTHPHADHIGQFPQVLNNFLVKEVWLSGELHTSRTFERAIDAILATSAKYHEPRTNDNFMFGSLKVEILHPSELTGDLNNGSIAFRAIFGDIIFMFTGDAEFDAELEIVKSSQNLKSHILQIGHHGSKTSSTSQFLRKVSPELAVYSAGLENGYGHPHPEIIDRMNSLNIKMYGTDINGTVVLTTDGKVYHIESQNEQEERVYYSD